One Acidimicrobiia bacterium genomic window, TTCGCCTGACGTGCGGATGATCAACTCGGCGTCCGGGAGGTCTGATAGGTACATGTGGGCCGCCAGCGAGTCCCGGGTAATCCGCCCGGCGATCTCGTCGGGGGTGATGCCGTCTTGAAGAAGCTCGCCCATCAACTCGCGGGCGGCGTCGACGATCTCCTGCTGACCCCCGTATCCCATGGCGATATTGAGCTGACGGGTCCCGGTCGGTCGGGCGACTTCCATCTCCTTGGCTGCCCGGACCAGGTCGTCGGGAAGCAGGTCGAGTGAGCCAATGACCCGTAGCGACATGTCGTATTGAGCCGCCAGTCGGGGGAGTCGGGAGAATAGGTCTTTGAGTACCTCGAAATAGGGGAGGAGTTCCGATTCCGGTCGGGTCATGTTCTGAGGCGACAACACCCACCCCGTGATGGTTTCGATACCGATCTTCTGGGACCACTCGATGAATTGTTCGAATTTCGACATACCTTCGCGGTAGCTGGCTGTGTAGTCGGGCAGGCGCTGGGTTCGGGCGTAACGTCGGTGGCCATCAAGGATCACCCCGATGTGCCGTGGGAGGCGTGTCGAGTCCAGCCCGCGTTCAAGTTGGCGCTCGTACAGGCGATACAGAGGTCGCGAAAGAACCGATTGTGTCACCCTCTTATCGTACCGACCTGGCCGCCGTGTGTCGCTATAAGTTTGGGCGGTTCCAGGCGGTCGACAAGGCGTCGGCGTATTCGTTCCATCGGGATCCATCATGCGCCTTGATCCACTTGAACGTGAGTTCGCGGCGAGTCCGGGCGAGGGCGTATAACTCTTGGACGAGATCGAGGTTTTTGATGGGTCCGCTCTTGCGTTTCCACCCATTACGTTCCCACCCGGCAGCCCACTCGTTGATGGTTTGTATGCAGAGGTTCGAATCCGAGAACAGCGTGGTGGGAGTTCCTTGGGGAACGAGATCGACGCCTTTGATGAGGGCGGTCAACTCCATTCGGTTGTTGGTTGTGTCGGGCTCGTTTCCATGGGCCGACGCGACGATCTCGCCGCCGACGACGTATACCGCACCCCAGCCACCCGGGCCAGGGTTGGGTATTGATGACCCATCGGTGAAGACGCCCGTGTCCGGGCCGTCGGTGAACTCTTCGAGCACTTGCGCCAGCGAGAGTGATTCGCGTGAGGTTCGTGACCTGGATCGGCGGGCCGCCGATTTGGATTCGCCGGTGACGGCTTTCGCCGACCTCGACGAGGACCTGGTCTTCAGGTTGCGGCAATCGAGGCATTGAGAGGGAACCCAATTGTCGTATCGGTCAATGATGTCTTGGCGGACTGCGAATGACTTTCTACACACGTTGCACTCAAACTGCGGCACTAGGTTGCTTTCGGTAGCGAGAAGACGAACGAGCTGAGACCGTTCCGGCGTTCGTATATGACATCGCCATCCATGAGACGGGCGAGTTGACGGGCAACGACCAGACCCAACCCGAGGCGATCGGGTTGGGTCTCGGCTTCGGCGTCGGTCCGATAGGGCTCAAACACCTCAGCGGGATTCTCAAGACCCACCCCGAGGCCGTCGTCATGGACCCCGACCTGGACACCGCTGGTGGTTGACTCGACCGTGACGAATACCTCGCAACCCCCATGGGTCACGGCGTTGTCGACGAGGTTTCGGATCACCTGCACGGTGCGGAATCGATCTGCCTCGGCGATGGTCGTTTCGCCGATGACCCGGACCTGGTTATCGGGTAATGAGGCAACAACTTCTCTGGTCAGGTGGTTGAGGTCGAACCGACCCTTGGCCACCTCGATGAGACCAACGTCGGCGCGCGCGGCCGCGATCAGGTCCTCGATGCGGTACCGCAGAATCCGGGCCTGGCAGGCGATTATGTCGATAAGTTCAGCTTGCTCGGCGTCGGAGAAGGTTCCCTCATGGTCGCGTAACTCCTGGGAGAAGCCGATCACCGCCGACAGGGGGGTGCGCAGTTCGTGGGCGATGGCCGCCACGAAGCTGTCATGGGTACCGACGGCGTTGCCGTGTTTTTCGCGCTGGTCGGCCCGTCGCTGGGCTGTGATGTCCCTGGCTGTGGCAACGGCTTCCGACCCGTCCGGTGAGATCCTGACCTCATAAGATCGTTCGGTTCCACCCAGGTCGGCGTTGCCCGATACCACCCGCACCTTGCCACTCTCTAGGGCGCGCTGTATGCCATCGACCAGCGCCGTGGCGAATTCGGCGGGCAGAAAATCGCCCAGATTGCGGTACAGATAGTCGCTTCGGTCGAGTAGCCCGGTCTCGCCGTGAATCTCCAGCACCCTTCCAGTCCGACCTATTCTGGCGATAGCGTCCGGTACCGCCGATAGGAGGGTGCGCAACCGTTCCTCTGATCGGATGGCCGAGTCCTCTGAAGCCCGATCGGCGTCTTCTAATTGTTGGACTCTCTTCGCCAGGACGTGGTAGCGCCCGGAGGCGAGGCTGACGATCACCAGAGACAGCGTTATCAGGGCGCGTGTTTGTGTGACGGCGCCGTTGTCGTTTCGGACGCCAGAAAGGTAGTCCAGTAGGAACGTGTTAAAAGGGAACGCCAACGCGGTCGCTACCAGGCCGGCGCGGACTCCGAAGAAAGCCGCCACCAAAGCGACGGGTACCACGGACACGAGTGCAGCCGCGTCGCCGAGGTCTTTGCCGAACTCGAAGAAGACCAGAGTAGAAAACGATACCGCTACGGCCACATAGAGTGTGTGGCGGATCGTTTGAGCGTCAGGGGCCTTCATGTTGGCGACAGGATATCGGGTTTCCTTGATTCAGCATGTGATCGGCTCCGTGTCATGGTGCGCCACCGGTTCGGTTGGGTGTGGTGCACGAATAGAATCGCCGAGGGCGTTCACCCGGCTTCGTCCGACCGGTTAACGTAAGCGACCACCCCAGAGGGTGGTCGCCATGGTCGGGATAACACAGGAGGCTGAACGTGTTATGCCATGAATATCGACATTTGAGGGGTCGAACTTGAACGGTTTATCGGAAGAAGTTTCCGAATTGAAAAATCACCTGATGAATCACGCCATCCGGACGGATGGTCCGTTCACACTCCGATCAGGGGCGACCTCGTCGTGGTACCTCGACGGCCGTCAGACCACGTTTGACGGCCGGGGGGCCCGATTGGTGGCCAGTGCCGTATTGTCACGGCTGGCTGACGATCTGGTGGCAGTCGGTGGAATGACGATGGGCGCCGACCCAATCGCCATCGCGACAGCCATGGTTGCCAGCGACCGGGGCCGCCCGTTGAATGCATTTTCGATTCGGAAGGCAGCCAAGGACCACGGCACGGGCGGTCGCCTGGTCGGGCCGGTGGTTGCTGGTGAACGGGTGGCGATTCTTGAAGATACGACCACGACCACGGGGGCCTTTATGGAAGCCATTGACGCGGCCGAGGCCGGCGGGCTGATCGTGGTCCAGGCCATATGCCTGGTAGATCGGTCTGACGGCCTCGCGACGGAAAAGATGGCTGTGAGAGGTATACCGTACGTAGCCTTGCTGACGCCAGAGACCCTGGGCTTCGTATGATCGTTGTTCGGGTCAAGCCACATCGGACGTTTGGTTGGGCCATGCTCGGTCTGCTTGGGGCCACAATCCTCGCCGACTTTCTTGTTGGTGGCCTTCTGTCGGGTACGGCGGCCTGGTTGGAGGGCACCGCCTTTGTGGCCTGGTTGACCGAACGGTTCGGAGTGCCATTCACTCTTGGTGAGATCGATCCCTTCGAAGCCCGCGACTATCTGTGGGCGGCTGCATACGGAACGTTTGGTTTCGGGTTGATCGTGCACGGCCTTCGGGATCTTCTGATTCCTCGCAAGGTGCTCGTCGCAGATGAGGGCGGGATGACCGTTCACCTCAGCGGCTGGTTTGGCCGGCCCACCAAGATCCCGTGGTCCGCGATCGATGACGTTCGGGGAGGCCGACTCACGCATCTTGACCATGTCTCGGAAGCGCTCATGGTGACGGTCACAACGTCCGAGTCGATTCCGGAGGACCCCTGGGGCGCCCGATGGATTGACGACCACACGCTGGCGATTACGGCCCGCCACTGGACGAGAACTCCGGCGGACGTTGCCGAGGGCTTGACTGACATGGCTATTCGTTCCAGGGCGGTGGTGTGATGTTGGTCGGCGCTCACGTCGAATCTGGAAACCCGCTCGAAGAAGCTGCCGAGCGTGGCGCCGACATCGTTCAGGTGTTTCTTTCGAATCCCCAATCATGGAAGAAGCCGGCGCCCCGCGACGACGCGGCCGCCTTGAGCGCCTCCGAGGTCGGCATCTATGTTCATGCTCCGTACCTCGTCAACGTCGTATCGGGCAACAACCGTGTCCGTATTCCCTCGCGAAAGATCCTGCAGGAATCGGCCGACGCGGCGGCCGCAGTTGGTGCATTGGGGCTCATCGTTCATGGTGGTCATATGACCGGCGAGGATGCAGACGAGAGCGAGGGGTTCATTCGGTGGCGCAAGGCCCTGGAGGCGATCGAGACCGACGTTCCGATCCTTATTGAGAATACGGCCGGCGGGGAGGTAGCCATGGCCAGACAGATCGAGGTGATTGGTCGATTATGGGAAGAGATCGCCGACCTCAACCCGGGATTCTGTCTCGACACGTGTCACGCCTGGGCAGGGGGAGAGGCCTTTGAAGGTCTCATCGAGCGGGTTATGAATGCAACCGGACGGATTGATCTGGTTCATTGCAACGACTCGAAGGACGAATTCGATTCTCGGCGCGACCGGCACCAGAACCTCACCAGTGGTCGGATTCCCCCTGACGAACTCGCCGATGTACTGCGGGCGGTGGCCGCCCCGATCGTGGTGGAAACGCCCGGCACTGCCGCCGACCACATTGCCGATATCTCCTGGATCCGGAGCCTCTAGCCCATCATTTTGAGCGATCGCTTGACATCGGCCAATCGTCGGATATCCTTTGAGCGAACGATCTAAGCGATTGCTCAAAGAGGAGAATCTGATGGACTTGCTGATGGTGGTCTGTGTTTTGGGCTGGCAAGAATGACCGTCCCGAACGTGACGGAGCTGCCGGTGCCAAGCAGGACGATCGGCGACATAACCAAAGAACGCATCCTTGATGCCGCCTTTGACACCCTTGTCGACGAAGGCATTACCGGGGCCAGCGCCAGGGCGATAGCTGCCCACGGAGAATTCAATCAGGCCCTTATCTTCTACCACTTCGGGAGCGTGCGCGATCTTCTCATCGCCACAATCGAAAGATCGTCACAGATCCAGGTCGAGCGGTACCGCCGGCGGATCGAAGGGATTACCGACCTAAGCGATCTCGTGTCTGTCGCGGCGACTCTGCACGCCGAGGACATGGAGCGGGGCTCGATCACCATGGTCGCTCAACTCATGGCCGGGGCGGCGTCGGATCCGGAGATGGGACAAGCCGTTGTGCAAGCCTTCCAACCATGGATTGACCTGGTCGAAACAGCCCTGCGCCAGGTCTTTGCCGGCTCACCGATCGAGGCCTTTCTACCGTTCGGTGACATGGCCTACGCTATATCCTCACTGTTTCTTGGTTTGGAGCTTGTCTCGAAGTTGGCCCCGGACCAGGAACAAGATGACCGGCTTTTTTCGATGATGAACATGGTGTCAGGCATGCTCGAAAACGTGATTGCCGGCCAGCCGTTACTTGGCTAGATCGGGATTGGTCGGGCAACCCTGATCGGCGTGGGGCCATTGCTCGACGCGGCGGCCGTCGACGGAAATGTAGACATAGTCCTGGTTGCCGTCGAGGTCGACATACAGTTCGCGCACCGTCGGATCCTCCCCGGGAAGGCCAAATGTGTGGCTAAGACCCGAGGCGTAGAGGCTCTCAACGGGACGATCGGACGGTCCGTACACCAACGCTTCTCCGCGGTCGTTTTGTAAGGGTCCGAGCAGTCCCAATGGGTCAGCCGCGTATCGGTGCCCGGCAAAATCCAGGAAGGTCACGCCCTTTTCGTCGCAGACGAACTCGCTGGGGTATTCGTTGACACCATTGGCGATGCGGTCGGCGGCGTCGACCCAAGGACCGTGCTGGCTGGATGCACACGAAGTCAGCGTTATCGCCGCCAAAATCAAGAGCACTTTTCGCATGATTCAAGGGTACTGGTAGGTTGCCGATTGTGGAATTGACACCAGCCGAAGCAAGGGTGCTCGCGGCGCTCATCGAAAAACACATGACAACCCCGGATCACTATCCGTTGACAACTGCGTTGCTCCTGGCGGCCTGCAATCAGACGTCGAACCGGAATCCGATTATGCGCCTCGACGAGGCGGAAGCCATCGAGGCGATGGACTCGCTGCGAGCACAAGGACTGGCTCGGACGGTCAAGCGGACCGGGGAGCGGGCGCTCAAACATCTCGAGATCGCCGACGAGGGTCTCGATCTGACCCGCGAGCAGAAAGCACTCCTCGCCGTTCTGTTGTTACGCGGCCCCCAGACCTCCGGTGAGTTGCGGCTCCGGACCGAACGGTACGTCCAGCTCGACTCGTTGGAACAGGCCGATCGTGTGTTGGAATCGATGGCTGGTGCAGATATTCCGGTTGCCGTGCTCCTCGAACGAGTCCCCGGTCAGAAAGAACCCCGGTGGATGCATCTGCTGGGCGGCAGTGCATCGGATTATGAAGTTGCCGCGCCCGGAAGTCGCGACACGGTGATCGAGCCGGTTCCGTCCCGGCTCGAATTGTTGGAGGCCGAGGTGGCTCGGCTCAACGAGCGGATGGCCGCACTGGAGCTACGGCTGGAAGAAGGCCGCTAGATCGACGTCCAGGATCGAATCGGCAGGTAGGGCGATAAGCTCGCCGCCTTGGCGTTCGAGAGCAAACATGTAGCTACTTCTCGGGGTGTAGCGCGGGCAATCCGACGATTCGCCATCCACACATGGCGCCATCGTGAAGACGTCAACCAACTGTCCGGCGCCGTCGAAGAAGGCTACGTCGAGCGAAATAGGCACGGTCCACATCCAGAACGAGCCTGTGGTCGGCTCCTGCCAGGCGAAAATCATGCCGTCGACATCGCCGAGTGAGGTGACGCCCATGAGGCCCTGTGCCCGTAGTTGGCCGGTGTCGGCCACGGCGACGAGTAGATCTTCGCCGTTGAGTCGGATGGTGGTTAGCTCAAAGCCCTGGATGTCGCCGGTATTCACGGCCTCCGGAATTGTCGTCTCGGGAACGACCGCGGGTTCCGTCGTAGTCGTCGTTGTCGACTGTCTGGTGGTGACGGTTGTGGTTGAGGAGCTGCCAACAACATCGGGCTCCCTCTGGGAGCCCGATGAGCAACTGGCAAGAACGGCTACCAGGAAAGCGGCCAGGAGAGGTCGCGTGGCTCCTCCTCGAATAGCGCGGCGGCGGCTTCGTCCGTCATGTGATAGGTCTCGTCTTCGCCAGGGAACGTTTCGTTGCGCACGTCCGCAGCGTACTGGGATAACGCATCAACCGCCTGCTGGCGCAAGTCGGCGTATTTGCGAACAAACTTCGCATAGTGACCGTCGTGCAGGCCCAACACATCGTGCCAAACGAGAACCTGTCCATCGCAGTGGACGCCTGCCCCGATCCCGATCGTTGGAATGCCGACTTCTTTGGTAATGATCTGAGCGACTGTGTCTGGCACGCCTTCCAGCACGATGCTGAATACACCCGCGTCGGTCAGGGCTTTTGCGTCGGAAATGAGTTCTTTTGCGTCGACCACCGCTCGGCCTTGAACTTTGTACCCGCCCATGGCGTGAACCGATTGCGGGGTGAGCCCGATGTGGGCCATCACTGGAATCTC contains:
- the uppS gene encoding di-trans,poly-cis-decaprenylcistransferase, whose amino-acid sequence is MTQSVLSRPLYRLYERQLERGLDSTRLPRHIGVILDGHRRYARTQRLPDYTASYREGMSKFEQFIEWSQKIGIETITGWVLSPQNMTRPESELLPYFEVLKDLFSRLPRLAAQYDMSLRVIGSLDLLPDDLVRAAKEMEVARPTGTRQLNIAMGYGGQQEIVDAARELMGELLQDGITPDEIAGRITRDSLAAHMYLSDLPDAELIIRTSGESRLSGFLLWQSAYAEFSFVDVHWPAFRRVDFLRSLRDFAQRERRFGQ
- a CDS encoding ribonuclease HI; the protein is MAQVLEEFTDGPDTGVFTDGSSIPNPGPGGWGAVYVVGGEIVASAHGNEPDTTNNRMELTALIKGVDLVPQGTPTTLFSDSNLCIQTINEWAAGWERNGWKRKSGPIKNLDLVQELYALARTRRELTFKWIKAHDGSRWNEYADALSTAWNRPNL
- a CDS encoding PAS domain-containing protein gives rise to the protein MKAPDAQTIRHTLYVAVAVSFSTLVFFEFGKDLGDAAALVSVVPVALVAAFFGVRAGLVATALAFPFNTFLLDYLSGVRNDNGAVTQTRALITLSLVIVSLASGRYHVLAKRVQQLEDADRASEDSAIRSEERLRTLLSAVPDAIARIGRTGRVLEIHGETGLLDRSDYLYRNLGDFLPAEFATALVDGIQRALESGKVRVVSGNADLGGTERSYEVRISPDGSEAVATARDITAQRRADQREKHGNAVGTHDSFVAAIAHELRTPLSAVIGFSQELRDHEGTFSDAEQAELIDIIACQARILRYRIEDLIAAARADVGLIEVAKGRFDLNHLTREVVASLPDNQVRVIGETTIAEADRFRTVQVIRNLVDNAVTHGGCEVFVTVESTTSGVQVGVHDDGLGVGLENPAEVFEPYRTDAEAETQPDRLGLGLVVARQLARLMDGDVIYERRNGLSSFVFSLPKAT
- the pyrE gene encoding orotate phosphoribosyltransferase, producing MNHAIRTDGPFTLRSGATSSWYLDGRQTTFDGRGARLVASAVLSRLADDLVAVGGMTMGADPIAIATAMVASDRGRPLNAFSIRKAAKDHGTGGRLVGPVVAGERVAILEDTTTTTGAFMEAIDAAEAGGLIVVQAICLVDRSDGLATEKMAVRGIPYVALLTPETLGFV
- a CDS encoding deoxyribonuclease IV; translated protein: MLVGAHVESGNPLEEAAERGADIVQVFLSNPQSWKKPAPRDDAAALSASEVGIYVHAPYLVNVVSGNNRVRIPSRKILQESADAAAAVGALGLIVHGGHMTGEDADESEGFIRWRKALEAIETDVPILIENTAGGEVAMARQIEVIGRLWEEIADLNPGFCLDTCHAWAGGEAFEGLIERVMNATGRIDLVHCNDSKDEFDSRRDRHQNLTSGRIPPDELADVLRAVAAPIVVETPGTAADHIADISWIRSL
- a CDS encoding TetR/AcrR family transcriptional regulator: MTVPNVTELPVPSRTIGDITKERILDAAFDTLVDEGITGASARAIAAHGEFNQALIFYHFGSVRDLLIATIERSSQIQVERYRRRIEGITDLSDLVSVAATLHAEDMERGSITMVAQLMAGAASDPEMGQAVVQAFQPWIDLVETALRQVFAGSPIEAFLPFGDMAYAISSLFLGLELVSKLAPDQEQDDRLFSMMNMVSGMLENVIAGQPLLG
- a CDS encoding DUF480 domain-containing protein; this encodes MELTPAEARVLAALIEKHMTTPDHYPLTTALLLAACNQTSNRNPIMRLDEAEAIEAMDSLRAQGLARTVKRTGERALKHLEIADEGLDLTREQKALLAVLLLRGPQTSGELRLRTERYVQLDSLEQADRVLESMAGADIPVAVLLERVPGQKEPRWMHLLGGSASDYEVAAPGSRDTVIEPVPSRLELLEAEVARLNERMAALELRLEEGR
- a CDS encoding DUF192 domain-containing protein, with translation MNTGDIQGFELTTIRLNGEDLLVAVADTGQLRAQGLMGVTSLGDVDGMIFAWQEPTTGSFWMWTVPISLDVAFFDGAGQLVDVFTMAPCVDGESSDCPRYTPRSSYMFALERQGGELIALPADSILDVDLAAFFQP
- the panB gene encoding 3-methyl-2-oxobutanoate hydroxymethyltransferase, whose product is MGDTPKKVTAPAIAARKGGERIAMVTAYDAPSASIASAAGIDIILVGDSVANAMLGHDHTLAVDVDVMIHHTAAVARAKPHCLVVGDLPWMSYHISVSEAVRNASRLIREGGAEAVKLEGGANRLPVVEAIINAEIPVMAHIGLTPQSVHAMGGYKVQGRAVVDAKELISDAKALTDAGVFSIVLEGVPDTVAQIITKEVGIPTIGIGAGVHCDGQVLVWHDVLGLHDGHYAKFVRKYADLRQQAVDALSQYAADVRNETFPGEDETYHMTDEAAAALFEEEPRDLSWPLSW